The following coding sequences are from one Dysgonomonadaceae bacterium PH5-43 window:
- a CDS encoding putative GNAT family acetyltransferase (product_source=COG2388; cath_funfam=3.40.630.30; cog=COG2388; ko=KO:K06975; pfam=PF14542; superfamily=55729) produces the protein MRLTVMARTLQIILKVDVMNVIVKDNGKNGAFVAVNDGVELGDMTFVWNGDKAIIIDHTGVDPRYKGQGIGKAMFEKAVDFAREKNITVIPTCRFVVAMFARTPSARDVL, from the coding sequence ATGCGCCTTACTGTGATGGCTCGCACGTTACAAATAATTTTAAAGGTTGATGTTATGAATGTTATTGTTAAAGACAATGGTAAGAATGGCGCTTTCGTTGCCGTGAACGATGGCGTGGAATTGGGCGATATGACGTTCGTTTGGAACGGCGATAAGGCTATTATTATCGACCACACGGGGGTAGACCCTCGTTATAAGGGACAGGGAATTGGCAAGGCTATGTTTGAAAAAGCTGTAGACTTTGCCCGCGAAAAAAACATTACGGTTATACCTACTTGTAGGTTTGTTGTAGCGATGTTTGCGCGCACTCCTTCGGCTAGAGATGTACTATAA
- a CDS encoding putative Fe-S cluster protein YjdI (product_source=COG3592; cog=COG3592; pfam=PF06902,PF09360; smart=SM00704; superfamily=144232,54862), translated as MSEEVRREYSNGEITVVWLPAKCIHITYCWKELPEVFDPKKRPWVNVNGASTERIIKQVERCPSGALTYYYNNDKKETMEDVKKPTVSVEMAPDGPLMVSGSLLVKRKDGSTESKSGTTAFCRCGKTKNAPYCDGSHVTNNFKG; from the coding sequence ATGAGTGAAGAAGTTAGACGTGAGTATTCGAATGGCGAAATAACCGTGGTTTGGTTGCCTGCCAAGTGTATTCATATTACTTATTGCTGGAAAGAACTTCCGGAGGTATTCGACCCTAAAAAACGACCTTGGGTGAATGTTAATGGCGCCTCTACCGAGAGGATTATTAAACAGGTTGAGAGATGCCCTTCGGGCGCATTGACGTATTATTACAACAACGATAAAAAAGAAACGATGGAAGATGTAAAAAAACCTACGGTAAGCGTAGAGATGGCTCCTGATGGTCCGCTGATGGTTTCGGGAAGCTTGTTAGTAAAGAGAAAAGATGGCTCTACCGAGTCGAAGAGTGGCACAACGGCGTTTTGCAGGTGTGGAAAAACCAAGAATGCGCCTTACTGTGATGGCTCGCACGTTACAAATAATTTTAAAGGTTGA
- a CDS encoding glyoxylase-like metal-dependent hydrolase (beta-lactamase superfamily II) (product_source=COG0491; cath_funfam=3.60.15.10; cog=COG0491; pfam=PF00753; smart=SM00849; superfamily=56281), translated as MRNMWNFKIIETGFFDADGGAMFGAIPKRAWSRKYKSTDDNCCKLAMNCVLLWNENRRVLIDTGVGSKDLGKLSYYNFSELVDIRHAIKAHGFSPLDITDVVLSHLHFDHCGGCTYLDCFGELRVSFPAAMHYVSRAQWENYKRPNVLEKDSFRPEDMTIIEASKLLTLVESDGEIIPNLSVALAGGHTEGQLVVSFESGGNLILVPGDVVPTSAHRSDLWLSAYDVSPLRSVGDKIKLKEIAKNRPSTTIFYHDAYNKSK; from the coding sequence ATGCGTAATATGTGGAATTTTAAGATAATCGAAACAGGTTTTTTCGACGCCGACGGCGGAGCTATGTTCGGAGCAATACCGAAGAGAGCTTGGAGCAGAAAATATAAATCGACCGACGATAATTGTTGCAAACTGGCTATGAATTGTGTTTTGCTATGGAATGAAAATCGCAGGGTGCTGATAGATACTGGCGTGGGTAGTAAGGACTTAGGTAAGCTCTCGTATTACAATTTTTCTGAACTCGTAGACATTCGCCACGCCATTAAGGCGCACGGTTTTTCGCCCCTCGACATAACCGATGTTGTGTTGTCGCATCTGCATTTCGACCACTGTGGCGGCTGCACTTATCTCGATTGTTTTGGCGAATTGAGAGTCTCATTTCCTGCCGCAATGCATTACGTAAGTCGCGCGCAGTGGGAGAATTATAAACGTCCGAACGTGCTGGAAAAAGACTCGTTCCGACCCGAAGATATGACGATAATAGAGGCGTCGAAACTTCTTACGTTGGTCGAATCCGACGGCGAAATAATTCCAAATCTTAGTGTAGCGTTGGCAGGCGGACATACTGAGGGTCAGCTGGTTGTGAGCTTCGAGTCGGGAGGAAATCTCATATTAGTGCCGGGCGATGTTGTGCCTACTTCGGCTCATCGTTCCGATCTCTGGTTGTCGGCTTACGACGTGTCGCCGCTTCGCTCCGTTGGCGATAAAATAAAGCTGAAAGAGATAGCGAAAAATCGTCCGTCAACAACAATATTTTATCACGACGCATACAATAAATCTAAGTAA
- a CDS encoding MraZ protein (product_source=KO:K03925; cath_funfam=1.20.1440.100; cog=COG2001; ko=KO:K03925; pfam=PF02381; superfamily=89447; tigrfam=TIGR00242) encodes MDRFTGDIDAKVDAKGRVFVPAVFRKILQKMEDPRLIMRKDTYKDCLVLYTRVSWEEELDRVRSKLNRYNEEHIQFYRQYMRGTETLEMDINGRILINRKYLQLACIDKDVKFLGMDDCIEMWSPKVFEDSLVDNDKFKEQAKMFLGQ; translated from the coding sequence ATGGATAGATTTACGGGAGATATAGATGCAAAGGTAGACGCAAAGGGAAGAGTCTTTGTGCCCGCCGTGTTCCGTAAAATCTTACAGAAAATGGAAGACCCACGCCTTATTATGCGAAAGGATACATACAAAGATTGCTTGGTGCTGTACACTCGCGTAAGCTGGGAGGAAGAGTTAGATAGGGTGCGTTCGAAACTAAACAGATACAACGAAGAGCATATTCAGTTCTACAGGCAGTATATGCGCGGCACCGAAACTTTAGAGATGGATATTAACGGACGCATACTTATAAATAGGAAATATTTGCAGCTGGCGTGCATCGATAAAGATGTGAAGTTTCTGGGAATGGACGACTGCATAGAGATGTGGAGTCCGAAAGTGTTTGAAGATTCTCTGGTAGATAACGATAAATTTAAAGAACAAGCAAAAATGTTTCTTGGACAATGA
- a CDS encoding 16S rRNA (cytosine1402-N4)-methyltransferase (product_source=KO:K03438; cath_funfam=3.40.50.150; cog=COG0275; ko=KO:K03438; pfam=PF01795; superfamily=53335; tigrfam=TIGR00006): MSENIIYHTPALLNESIEGLNIRPDGIYVDVTFGGGGHSKEILKHLNSSGRLYVFDQDEDAEKNIVDSQQMIFVRSNFRYLSNFMDWHKVEKIDGLLADLGVSSHHFDDETRGFSFRFDSALDMRMNKRGGKTAAEILNTYSEEALSDVFFYYGELRNARAISRSIVKIRGEKSIDTVNDFLEILKPFFGREKEKKYLAQAFQALRIEVNGEMDALKEMLTQAEALLNTGGRLVVITYHSLEDRLVKNFFKTGNFSGEVEKDFFGNINSKFRLVNTKVIVPNKEEVERNPRSRSAKLRIVEKK, from the coding sequence ATGAGCGAAAACATTATATATCATACCCCCGCGCTTCTTAACGAGAGTATAGAAGGATTAAACATAAGGCCCGACGGCATTTACGTAGATGTTACGTTTGGCGGCGGCGGTCATTCTAAAGAGATACTTAAGCACCTGAATAGTTCGGGACGGTTATATGTTTTCGACCAAGACGAAGATGCGGAAAAAAACATAGTCGACAGTCAACAAATGATATTCGTGCGCAGTAACTTTCGCTATCTCTCTAACTTTATGGATTGGCACAAAGTGGAAAAGATAGACGGATTGCTTGCCGATTTGGGAGTATCTTCTCATCATTTCGACGATGAAACACGAGGTTTCTCCTTCCGTTTCGACAGCGCGCTCGATATGCGAATGAATAAACGAGGTGGAAAAACGGCAGCCGAAATCCTAAATACTTATAGCGAAGAGGCTCTGTCGGACGTTTTCTTCTACTACGGAGAACTGCGCAATGCGAGGGCTATTTCGAGAAGCATTGTTAAAATAAGAGGCGAAAAGAGTATCGATACTGTTAATGACTTTCTGGAGATACTTAAGCCGTTCTTCGGTCGCGAGAAGGAGAAGAAGTATTTAGCTCAGGCCTTTCAAGCATTAAGAATAGAGGTTAACGGAGAGATGGACGCTCTTAAAGAAATGCTAACTCAGGCTGAGGCTCTCTTAAATACGGGCGGACGATTGGTTGTTATTACCTATCATTCGTTGGAGGATAGATTGGTTAAAAACTTTTTCAAAACGGGTAATTTCTCGGGCGAAGTCGAGAAAGACTTTTTTGGCAACATAAATTCTAAGTTTAGGCTTGTAAATACAAAGGTTATCGTTCCAAATAAAGAAGAGGTAGAGAGAAATCCTCGTTCGAGAAGTGCAAAATTAAGAATAGTCGAGAAGAAATAA
- a CDS encoding hypothetical protein (product_source=Hypo-rule applied; pfam=PF19579; superfamily=68906) has product MKTTDKKHRSLIQYVFSGIFLTEDGLVKQSKLIILVVILFLLFISNDYSCRKKLYKIEELKVELNDVKYHNLVISTQLTYNSRQSQLEKLLEEKGINLSGNKNPAYMIKK; this is encoded by the coding sequence ATGAAAACAACCGATAAGAAACACAGAAGCTTAATTCAGTATGTATTTTCAGGGATTTTCCTTACCGAAGATGGTTTGGTTAAGCAGTCGAAGCTTATTATATTGGTCGTTATTCTATTTTTACTGTTTATAAGTAACGATTATTCGTGTCGGAAAAAACTATATAAAATAGAAGAACTTAAAGTCGAGCTTAACGACGTAAAGTATCACAATCTGGTTATTTCCACTCAGCTTACATATAATAGTAGGCAGTCGCAATTAGAAAAACTGTTAGAAGAAAAAGGAATCAATTTGTCAGGAAATAAAAATCCTGCTTATATGATAAAGAAATAA
- a CDS encoding cell division protein FtsI (penicillin-binding protein 3) (product_source=KO:K03587; cath_funfam=3.40.710.10; cog=COG0768; ko=KO:K03587; pfam=PF00905,PF03717,PF03793; smart=SM00740; superfamily=54184,56601; transmembrane_helix_parts=Inside_1_11,TMhelix_12_31,Outside_32_729), with protein sequence MSSGQSVNKKIITYYSLIVVAVVVIAILIFGKACITSVRDGDKWIEHGKKQVRSNVAVPPMRGNIYSSDYKLMAATEPRYRLYIDFWAEGISRDTLMKYVKPLADELHKLLPKKTSAQYENHILNGWQIKERAQNQIKAGKKNVKQNREYKVFDHDVNYLQWRQILKMPYFNKGRNRSGLYERQLTSRTKPYGTLASRTIGDVYGEVEKGGKNGLEAYYDSLLRGEAGTSTRRKVNGKYISVVDEKPINGKDIISTIDIDIQDITEKALLNKVKEIDAESGTAVVMEVATGEIKAITNMGRIREGVWSEVKNYAVSDMSEPGSTFKVVSMMVALEDGLVHPEDSIDTGNGVAQIAGQTLKDHNANRGGYGKITAAKSIRYSSNIGVAKLIMKAYGDNPSKYVEGIRRIGITQDMKLEIPGYGVAKVRHPKETGGAYWSRSTLPWMSFGYETNIPPIYTLSFFNAIANNGTLVKPMFVKEIIYDGKVVEKKKPTVINEHICSDNTLAAIRQMLDDVVNTPDGTGKPARSNKVRISGKTGTAQISQGAAGYKSGGLSHQVSFCGYFPSDKPQYSIIVVIRKPRVGIASGGSMCGAVFKNIAEEVYAKKEFYKENSFPVDTLHPIVPYVKAGLAEPSLIALNNLKVNYNDNQLSGEWLDADVLDSEKLILKEKAINKETIPNVKGMGAKNAVYVLEGLGLRVNLSGKGKVASQSITPGTKIAKGQTIALQLK encoded by the coding sequence ATGTCATCAGGTCAATCAGTCAATAAGAAAATTATAACTTACTACTCTTTAATAGTAGTGGCAGTGGTGGTTATTGCAATTTTGATATTCGGGAAAGCATGCATTACATCTGTTCGAGATGGAGATAAGTGGATAGAGCACGGTAAAAAACAAGTGCGTTCTAATGTTGCGGTGCCTCCAATGAGAGGAAATATCTACTCTTCCGATTATAAACTTATGGCGGCTACCGAACCTCGTTACCGATTATATATTGATTTTTGGGCAGAGGGTATAAGTCGTGATACCTTAATGAAGTATGTAAAACCTTTGGCTGACGAACTGCATAAACTATTGCCTAAAAAAACTTCGGCTCAATACGAAAATCATATCTTGAATGGTTGGCAGATAAAGGAGCGAGCTCAGAATCAAATAAAAGCAGGGAAAAAAAATGTGAAGCAGAACAGAGAATACAAAGTATTTGATCACGATGTTAATTACTTGCAATGGCGACAAATCTTGAAAATGCCTTATTTCAATAAAGGACGTAACAGGTCGGGATTATACGAGCGTCAATTAACGTCGCGAACAAAACCCTACGGAACTTTAGCCTCTCGAACAATAGGTGATGTTTATGGAGAGGTTGAAAAAGGAGGTAAGAATGGATTAGAGGCTTACTACGATTCTTTGTTAAGAGGAGAGGCAGGAACAAGCACTCGTCGTAAAGTAAATGGTAAATACATATCTGTAGTAGATGAAAAACCTATAAATGGAAAAGATATTATATCAACAATAGATATCGACATTCAAGATATTACAGAAAAGGCATTGTTGAATAAAGTAAAAGAGATAGATGCCGAATCAGGAACTGCTGTTGTTATGGAAGTAGCCACTGGCGAAATAAAGGCTATAACCAATATGGGGCGTATTCGTGAGGGCGTTTGGAGCGAAGTTAAAAACTATGCAGTATCGGATATGAGCGAACCAGGGTCGACATTCAAAGTAGTTTCTATGATGGTTGCATTGGAAGATGGGCTTGTTCACCCCGAAGATTCTATAGATACAGGCAATGGAGTAGCTCAAATAGCAGGGCAGACATTGAAAGACCATAACGCAAATAGAGGAGGGTATGGGAAGATTACAGCGGCAAAGAGTATTCGTTATTCCTCTAATATAGGAGTAGCTAAACTTATTATGAAAGCTTATGGTGATAATCCTTCTAAATATGTAGAGGGTATACGTAGAATAGGTATAACTCAAGATATGAAATTAGAAATACCTGGTTATGGCGTTGCCAAAGTGAGACACCCCAAAGAAACAGGGGGAGCATATTGGTCTCGTTCTACTTTACCGTGGATGTCTTTTGGTTACGAAACAAATATTCCACCTATTTATACATTGTCATTCTTTAATGCTATAGCAAATAATGGCACATTAGTAAAACCTATGTTTGTTAAGGAAATAATATATGACGGAAAAGTGGTGGAGAAAAAGAAACCTACGGTTATTAATGAACATATTTGTTCGGATAATACCTTAGCTGCAATACGTCAGATGTTAGATGATGTGGTAAATACTCCTGACGGTACGGGTAAACCTGCGAGATCGAATAAGGTTCGAATATCGGGTAAGACAGGAACAGCTCAAATATCTCAAGGAGCCGCAGGGTATAAATCTGGAGGTTTATCTCACCAAGTGTCTTTTTGTGGATATTTTCCTTCTGATAAGCCTCAGTACTCTATAATAGTAGTTATACGAAAACCACGTGTAGGTATAGCATCGGGGGGGAGTATGTGTGGAGCTGTTTTCAAAAATATAGCAGAAGAGGTGTATGCAAAGAAAGAGTTTTATAAAGAAAATTCTTTCCCAGTTGATACTCTACACCCTATAGTGCCTTATGTAAAAGCAGGATTAGCAGAGCCGTCACTTATAGCATTAAATAATTTGAAAGTCAATTATAACGATAATCAGTTGTCGGGAGAATGGTTAGATGCAGATGTGTTGGACTCAGAAAAATTAATTCTTAAAGAAAAAGCAATCAACAAAGAAACTATTCCGAATGTAAAAGGAATGGGGGCTAAAAATGCAGTGTATGTATTGGAGGGATTGGGCTTAAGAGTTAATCTATCTGGAAAAGGAAAGGTTGCATCGCAATCTATAACTCCGGGAACTAAGATAGCGAAAGGACAAACAATAGCATTACAACTTAAATAA
- a CDS encoding UDP-N-acetylmuramoyl-L-alanyl-D-glutamate--2,6-diaminopimelate ligase (product_source=KO:K01928; cath_funfam=3.40.1190.10,3.40.1390.10,3.90.190.20; cog=COG0769; ko=KO:K01928; pfam=PF01225,PF02875,PF08245; superfamily=53244,53623,63418; tigrfam=TIGR01085) has protein sequence MKIKEFIDILSPIKVINNGDVEIRGIHSDSRKIELGYLFFAIAGTQSDGHLFIDKAIENGAVAVVCENIPEKINNDIVYIQVKNSAEALGCSASCFYGEPSKQLSLVGVTGTNGKTTIATLLYTLFRRLGYRVGLLSTVVNYVNEREVAATHTTPDAVELNRLLAEMLEEGCEYVFMEVSSHSVVQKRISGLTFAGGIFTNLTRDHLDYHETFDAYRDAKKAFFDMLPSDAFALTNKDDKNGMFMLQNTKADKYTYSFQALADYKGKILESHLDGTLMLVNGTEILTQFVGKFNAYNLLAVYGAASLLKQNENEIIVLLSTLQSVSGRFETIHSPDGYTAIVDYAHTPDALTNVLNTINEVLDGGGNIITVVGCGGNRDKGKRPIMAKEAARLSNRVILTSDNPRFEEPEDIIKDMEAGLDILDKKKVVSITDRKEAIRTACLLAQTGDIILVAGKGHEDYQDVKGVKSHFDDREVIKNIFNS, from the coding sequence ATGAAAATAAAAGAGTTTATAGATATTTTATCTCCTATAAAAGTTATAAATAATGGAGATGTAGAGATTAGAGGAATACATTCCGACTCAAGAAAAATAGAGTTGGGCTATTTATTTTTTGCTATTGCTGGAACACAGTCAGATGGACACCTTTTTATAGATAAAGCGATAGAAAATGGAGCTGTTGCTGTAGTCTGCGAAAATATTCCCGAAAAAATAAATAATGACATTGTATATATACAAGTAAAAAATAGTGCGGAAGCTTTAGGTTGTAGTGCATCGTGTTTTTATGGAGAACCTTCGAAACAGCTTAGCTTGGTAGGAGTAACTGGAACTAATGGCAAAACAACTATTGCAACACTACTTTATACATTATTTAGAAGGTTAGGTTATAGAGTAGGCTTGTTATCTACGGTTGTTAATTATGTAAATGAAAGAGAGGTAGCAGCTACTCATACAACACCCGATGCTGTTGAGTTGAATAGACTTTTAGCAGAAATGCTTGAAGAAGGCTGCGAATACGTTTTTATGGAGGTTAGTTCGCATTCTGTAGTTCAAAAGAGAATAAGTGGATTAACTTTCGCTGGAGGTATATTTACTAATCTAACTCGAGACCATCTTGATTATCACGAAACCTTTGATGCTTACCGTGATGCGAAAAAAGCTTTTTTCGATATGCTTCCTTCCGATGCTTTTGCGTTAACCAACAAAGATGATAAAAACGGAATGTTTATGTTGCAAAATACAAAAGCAGATAAATATACTTATTCGTTTCAGGCTTTGGCAGATTATAAAGGCAAGATATTGGAGTCTCATTTAGATGGAACTTTAATGCTTGTAAACGGTACGGAAATCCTAACGCAATTTGTAGGTAAATTTAATGCCTATAATCTATTAGCCGTATATGGTGCTGCGTCATTATTGAAACAAAATGAAAATGAGATTATAGTGCTTCTGAGTACTTTACAATCTGTATCGGGAAGATTTGAAACTATTCATTCTCCAGATGGCTATACCGCTATTGTTGACTATGCCCATACTCCAGATGCACTCACTAACGTATTGAATACTATTAATGAAGTTCTTGATGGAGGTGGTAATATAATAACTGTTGTAGGTTGTGGGGGAAATAGAGATAAAGGTAAGCGTCCTATTATGGCTAAAGAAGCAGCTCGATTAAGCAATAGAGTGATATTAACCTCAGATAATCCTCGTTTTGAAGAACCTGAAGATATTATTAAAGATATGGAAGCGGGTCTTGATATTTTAGATAAGAAGAAAGTTGTTAGTATTACGGATAGAAAAGAAGCTATTCGAACCGCTTGTTTGTTGGCTCAAACAGGTGATATTATACTTGTTGCTGGCAAAGGGCACGAAGATTATCAAGATGTAAAAGGCGTTAAAAGTCATTTTGACGATAGAGAAGTTATAAAAAATATATTTAATTCTTAA
- a CDS encoding phospho-N-acetylmuramoyl-pentapeptide-transferase (product_source=KO:K01000; cog=COG0472; ko=KO:K01000; pfam=PF00953,PF10555; tigrfam=TIGR00445; transmembrane_helix_parts=Outside_1_19,TMhelix_20_42,Inside_43_74,TMhelix_75_92,Outside_93_96,TMhelix_97_115,Inside_116_134,TMhelix_135_157,Outside_158_209,TMhelix_210_232,Inside_233_238,TMhelix_239_258,Outside_259_277,TMhelix_278_295,Inside_296_301,TMhelix_302_324,Outside_325_327,TMhelix_328_350,Inside_351_396,TMhelix_397_416,Outside_417_419): protein MLYDLFDYLNRLDFPGAGMFQYVSFRSAFAVILSLVISTFIGKRIINWLKKKQIGETIRDLGLEGQKSKKGTPTMGGIIIIISILVPVLLLTRLSNVYVILMIITTVWLGMVGFFDDYIKVVKKDKEGMSPKMKIISQIGLGLIVGLTLYISPNTVMRENVEVVKEEGKIEQVYSPAIKSTQTTIPFVKGNNLDYRNLVSFVPLKYRTAATWFLFVVVTVMVVIVVSNGANLTDGIDGLAAGTSAIIGTVLGVLAYVSSHLGYAAYFNIMYIPGSEELVIFAAAFIGACMGFLWYNANPAQVFMGDTGSLTLGGIIAVFAMIIHKELLLPIICGIFFVEAFSAFLQVMYFKYTKKKYGVGKRIFKMTPLHHHFQKPGDGSIDAIIQKPIAPVPESKLVVRFWLIGIILAVLAVATLKMR, encoded by the coding sequence ATGTTATACGATTTGTTTGATTATTTGAATAGACTTGATTTTCCTGGAGCTGGAATGTTTCAGTATGTTTCGTTTCGTTCTGCTTTTGCAGTTATTCTTTCCTTAGTTATTTCAACCTTTATAGGGAAAAGAATAATAAACTGGTTGAAGAAAAAACAGATAGGAGAAACTATTCGTGATTTAGGCTTAGAAGGACAAAAGTCAAAGAAAGGAACTCCAACAATGGGAGGAATAATAATCATAATATCAATATTAGTTCCTGTTTTATTACTGACTCGATTATCTAATGTTTATGTAATATTGATGATTATTACAACTGTGTGGTTGGGAATGGTAGGTTTCTTTGACGACTACATCAAGGTGGTAAAGAAAGATAAAGAGGGAATGTCGCCCAAAATGAAAATTATATCTCAAATAGGATTAGGATTGATTGTTGGCTTAACTCTTTACATAAGTCCTAACACCGTAATGCGTGAAAATGTTGAAGTAGTTAAAGAAGAAGGAAAGATAGAACAAGTATATTCCCCAGCCATCAAATCAACGCAAACAACTATACCTTTTGTAAAAGGGAATAACTTAGATTATCGTAATCTTGTTTCTTTTGTTCCACTGAAATACAGAACTGCAGCTACTTGGTTTTTATTTGTTGTTGTAACAGTGATGGTAGTTATTGTAGTTTCTAATGGAGCTAATCTTACAGATGGTATTGATGGATTAGCCGCCGGAACTTCAGCTATTATAGGAACAGTATTGGGTGTACTTGCTTATGTGTCATCTCACTTGGGATATGCGGCTTACTTTAATATAATGTATATACCAGGGAGTGAAGAGTTGGTTATTTTTGCCGCTGCTTTTATAGGGGCTTGTATGGGTTTCCTTTGGTATAATGCCAATCCGGCTCAAGTGTTTATGGGCGATACAGGTTCTCTTACGCTTGGAGGTATAATAGCTGTTTTTGCAATGATTATTCATAAAGAATTATTATTACCTATTATCTGCGGAATATTCTTTGTTGAGGCTTTTTCGGCATTCCTTCAAGTGATGTATTTCAAATATACAAAGAAAAAATATGGAGTAGGGAAGAGAATATTTAAGATGACTCCCTTGCATCATCATTTTCAAAAACCAGGAGATGGAAGTATAGATGCAATAATACAGAAGCCGATAGCTCCAGTTCCAGAATCTAAATTGGTAGTTCGTTTTTGGTTAATAGGAATTATTTTGGCAGTTTTAGCAGTAGCAACATTAAAGATGAGATAA